In Drosophila busckii strain San Diego stock center, stock number 13000-0081.31 chromosome 3R, ASM1175060v1, whole genome shotgun sequence, the sequence GAAGCAAAGGGCAACAGCTTTTCCATTAGCTGATATTTGCTGTGGCAACATAGTTCCCGTCCACGCTGCACTTGCGTCAAATTGCAGAATATTGGAGCTAGGTAGTGtagctttgacttttttttcttgtagTCCAGATTGACAAACGCCTTGGCTAAATCTCCCAGCATTGGTTCTAATGTGTCGAGTATGGAAGGCACTAATGATTCGCATCTGGACAAATTACTTAGCACCATGCTCCAGGCATCAGCAAGGACTGCTTGTTCATCGATTATCTGATCGACAGCCTCCTTCACAATGTTGAATTCCCGTATAGGATGCTAAAATTATTagctataattaatatatgtattcaAAGTATGTGTATTTGAACTTACAGGCACCATTTGCTGCGCTATTTCATAGACTTTAGTGGCGCCTGTTTCCTCTGCCGTCAAATTTATAAGACTAAGTACTGCATCTTTAGCAATTGTTGCGTTTGAATCTTTTGTAAGTCCAAAGATGGCATATATCATAAAGTCCAGCGCTAAGATGCATTCTTTACCTTCAGCAGTACCTGTCAGGCCTACAATTTAAgaatgttttaataaatgaaaacaatagTTTGTTTATAGTTATTCACAGTGcagctaatttgtttaaatgctcACTGTtagctaaaagcaaattgtcaattgtgtgcgtgttgagatacatacatatgtcaaGAACCTTTACCGGGTGCAcgtgctttaaatttgttttgctttgatttcaaCTTACCTAGCACATGTGATAATGCCACTGCTTTTAAGTCCAATCTTTGATTGGGCTGCATAAATTCAACCAGCTCTCGCAACTCCTCCATTCtgtttttatgtataatttattgtaaacaaaaattgtagcaaTTCAATTGCTATCAACAACAGCGTGGTAAACAGTAACAGTTAGAGCTGGAAAATACATCGGCGATGTATCGATGCATCgatgtttttttcttctgaAAAACATCGAAGCATCGATGTGGGTAAACATCGATGATTTTCCAGCTCTACCAGCCTAGTATTGCCAATCGACAAATTATCGTATCGATTATCAttatactaattaattaatttcttaacaattcaaaaaattttgaTGGCTTGGCTTTGCAACACACGGCTTGAACATACTTTTCACCTCTTTATTTTGCCAGATATAATATATCTGCTCGATTTGTAatcattgaattttaaaaagagCAATTTGTGGAGTTCGCTAAATCCAAGACACAAACCATGTTTGTTCATCCCTGTGGGTGCATCTGAAATTCGAACCAAATACTCTGCAGGTTTGAGTATTAGTTTTTTGTCAATAACTATCCGATTCTTGGACGCTTTGCCAAATGTT encodes:
- the LOC108604185 gene encoding protein HGH1 homolog, whose translation is MEELRELVEFMQPNQRLDLKAVALSHVLGLTGTAEGKECILALDFMIYAIFGLTKDSNATIAKDAVLSLINLTAEETGATKVYEIAQQMVPHPIREFNIVKEAVDQIIDEQAVLADAWSMVLSNLSRCESLVPSILDTLEPMLGDLAKAFVNLDYKKKKSKLHYLAPIFCNLTQVQRGRELCCHSKYQLMEKLLPFASFEESVVRRGGTIGIIKNICFDAVYHDIILNEQDNILVAILQPLCGPEEFNDDDNEKLPIELQYLPESKTREEDPDLRKMLLECLLQLCATRRCREVLRAKGVYEILREYHKWEAKEGRDSDCLLACENVVDILIKKEEEIGLDNYKTEVDVPAEQAEKFVQEDAAYVKSLLD